A region of the Arenibacter antarcticus genome:
ATATATTTAGGGGCAATCTGCTCCAATAAACGGTTTGCCCTCTTAAAATCGCCTTCGTCATAAAATTTTTCAGCCAAATCATACTTTGCTTTAACATCCTCGTTTTTAAGTACTTTCTGATACTCACTACAAGAGCTTAGGATAACTGCCAATAATAAAAAGGGTAATATTCGCTTCATTTTTAAAAACATTCTGCAAAATTAAGGATTCTCAACGGATATAAAAAACATTTTTATCAAGCTAAAATAGCTCCCTCCCCTTCTTGTCGCAACTTTTTTGTACAAGTTTTAACTTTGTTGGGAAATATTCCTATTTATGATCCATAGAAATCGCCCCGTAATGGACGTTTTATTTAGGGTTTCAATAGTGCTAAAGGTCAACCTAGTAACTTGTAATTCTAATGGAAAGGTTGATACGCCCTTCTACCTATTCTCCAGCTTATTCCTGGAGGAATGATATCTAACCCACTAAGTATTACAAAAAAAACCGCTGCTGTAAATAGATCATTAAATCACTTACAAACACCGGCGAAATAATAATTAATTAAATTTTACACTACTGACTTAAGTACGGAACTCACAAAACTCTTGATGCTTTTTTTAAGGCTTGCGGTTGCCTCCACTAATGGAAGTCTAACTACAGCCGTACCAATTCCTATTTGCTCAAGTACTGCCTTGATACCAGCAGGATTTCCTTCCTTAAAAATCAAATCCATTCCATCCAATAAGGAATATTGTAAATTAAAAGCCTCTTTAACCTTATTTTCAAGGCCAAAGCGGATCATCTGTGTAAATTCTGAAGGAAGTCCCTGTCCCAATACGGATATCACTCCCGAACCACCAGCAAGTACCGTTGGGAGTGCAGTGAAATCATCACCAGAAATGACCATAAATCCAGATGGCTTATCCTTTATGAGGCGCATTATTTGCAGCATATCACCACTAGCTTCCTTAATGGCCACTATATTATTAAAATCATTTGCCAATCTCAGCACGGTATCTGGCAACATATTGCTCCCTGTTCTTCCCGGTACGTTATAGAGGATGATCGGTATCGGTGAAACCAAGGAAATAGCCTTGAAATGTTGATAGATACCCTCTTGGGTAGGTCTGTTATAATAAGGGGATACGGACAATATTGCTACAAAATCCTTAAGATCCGCCCTTTTTAGCTCCTCTACCACTTCAGCGGTATTGTTGCCACCAACACCTAATACCAAAGGAAGCCTCCCATCATTGGCTTTTAGTACGGTATCTATAACCAATTGCTTTTCCTTTTTGGAAAGTACAACAGATTCCCCAGTGGTTCCCAAAACCACTAAATAGTCTACACCACCAGCTATACAATACTCTACAACCCTTGTTAGAGCTCCGGTATCTATTGTGAAATCTTCATTAAACGGCGTGATCAAAGCAACACCCGTACCTACTAATTGTTCCATTATTATATCTCGTTTAGTACCCGTAAATATTTTTTCAATTCCTTCTTGAAGGTTTGAAAATCCGATATGGGTGCATTCAATATCAAATCATTTAAACTTTTATCCACTTCCCCAAAACCCACCTTTAATCTCGCTCTTGTCTTTAAGGTCATTAATTGTAACAATAATTTATCCTCGGTATAATAATTTACCAATAAATCATATTCCCGGCCCAAGAATTCTAACGCATAGCTATTTTCAATTTTTGCGTTCCAACCAAGATCCTTATCGGAAAACACTGGTGTGGAATAGGGCGAGTTTTTGTCATAATACCTTTTGTACCCAATTATCTTCACCGAATTGGGCCGCAATGAAAACTCCTCTATAAATTCATAAAAGGAATCCGTACTATCAAATCGGTCCAAATCTACAATACACCCTATAGAACTTATACCTTCTCCACCTACAAGTGTCTTTGTTGGCGACTTTAATTCCTGCTGCAAATACTTGCGACTGGCCCTAATTTTTAAATTATCTATTAACTTTTTTAAAAACATGTATTTTTACATTATCAATACTGTAAATGTAAATAATATCATTGCAAACTTAATACGAAGGTAAGAACTATATGATTTTGAAAAACAAACATTTTGTTACATTTATAACAATCTGTGTCCTTCACGCGTGTAGGCAGCCCAAGCCCGAGCTAAAAAATATTAGTGGAAAGCAAATAGAGATCAATCAAAGCATATCGGCATCAGATAGCATAGAAAAATTTATAGCTCCATACCACCATAGAATAAATCAAATATTGGACAGCGTACTTGCCTATACCCCAGTGACTATTACAAAAACAGAGGGCCAGTACAACACCTCCGCAGGAAATTTAATGGCCGATATTGTACTTGAGGAAGTAAACCCCATATTTATGTCGAGGACAGGGAACAACATCGATTTTGTGCTGCTAAATTTCGGCGGGATACGATCTATTATTTCCAAAGGCAATATTACAGCCCGGAGCGCATTTGAGGTAATGCCCTTCGAAAATTCTGTTTTTGTTGCGGAATTGGATGGCAAAGCCGTTCGGGAATTGGTTGCCTTTCTTATAACAGCTAGTGTACCCCACCCTATAGCAGGAATCCAAATTGTTGTAGACAAAAACAAAGCCTTGGAGGAGGTAAATATTCAAGGGAAACCCTTTGATGAAAACAAAACTTATTTTGTGGCTACTTCGGATTATTTGGTGACCGGAGGCGATAGGATGAATTTCTTTAAAAACCATATCTCCCTTACCAATACCGATTATCTGATCAGAAATACCATGATCGATTACTTTAAAAGGGTGGATACCGTGCATGCCGCAATAGATAACCGATTTATACAAAAAAATTAAGAATGGAACGTAGAAAATTTTTATGCCGAACAGCAGCCTCTTCTGCATTTGTTGGTATAGGTGGATTGTCGATGAATTCTTGCCAACAAGATGGAAAAAAACATATTACTGTACTGCACACCAACGACGTTCATAGTCATATAGATCCATTTCCCAACAATCACTCTAGCTATCCTAATTTAGGTGGTGTTGCTAGAAGGGCTACTTTGGTAGGAGAAATACGAAAGGAGAATCCGAATACGCTATTGTTTGATGCAGGGGATATTTTTCAAGGCACCCCCTACTTCAATTTTTACGGGGGAGAATTGGAATTTAAATTAATGAGCATGCTAAAATATGATGCCGCTACCATTGGAAATCACGATTTTGACAATGGCTTAGATGGATTGGCAGCACAGTTACCATATGCAAAATTCGATTTTTTATCCGCTAATTACGATTTCTCCAAAACTATATTACACGGGTATGTGAAACCCTACAAAACCTTTATGCGTGATGGTATAAAGATTGGCGTTTTTGGACTAGGAATAGCATTAGCTGGCTTGGTATCCGAAAAACTCTATAAAGAAACGGTTTATTTGGACCCTATAGAAATGGCTCAAGAAATGAGTCGCATTTTAAAGGAACAGGAAAATTGCGACCTCATCATCTGCCTTTCCCATATAGGTTACCAATATACTAATCCCCAAAGAGTGGACGACCTAAAATTAGCTGCAGCCACTGAAAATATAGATTTGATCATTGGAGGGCATACCCACACCTTTTTAGAGAAGCCTACAATTGCCAAGAACAGGAAAAACCTTCCCGTTTTAGTGAACCAAGTAGGGTGTTTTGGTATAAATTTAGGACGATTGGATTTCTACTTTGAAAAGGGAAGGGCAACAAAATCCGAAGGTATTTCCATTGCCATTTAGGCGAAATAATGCCACTAATTAAGCCCTGCAGCATTAATTTGCCAGATAAAGCTATATTGCTATTGGTCATAGAGGGCATTTAATGGTCCATTCCCTTCTCAACCTTTGGAGGCAAATAAAGAACCAAGGGCAGCACACCTAAAATCAGTGTTAAATAGATATGAAAAAGTGTGACTCTGATTGCGTAAAACTGTCCTGCATCAAAAAACATCAACATGAAAGAAGACACCGAAAAATCGACCATAACCAAAAAAATCATCAAAGTGAAATTTGATGAAACGGAAGAAATAACGGACACTCTGGCCGTGGAAGAGCCCTTAGAAATTAGTATCAGTGTGCTACAAGCCTCCCCTCCTATCAGCAATAAAAACATTTCCATTACTATGCGCACCCCGGGTAATGATACCGATCTTGCTGTCGGGTTTTTATTTACGGAAGGTATTTTAGCAACCGCAGATCAAATAGACAAAATATCTCTTGCAGATAACACGGTACACATTTACCTCAACAATTCTGAAAATATTGACCTCAGCAAATTAGAGCGACACTTTTATACCAGCAGTAGTTGTGGGGTTTGCGGGAAGGCCAGTTTGGAGGCTATAAAAACAGTTTCTCTTTTACCTCCTTCTTCCGCTAATTTTCAAGTAGAAAAGAACCTCCTTAACTCTTTCCCTGAAATTTTAAATCAACAACAAACAATTTTCAACCGTACCGGGGGCATCCATGCTGCAGCACTTTTTGAGCTATCGGGAAATATACTTAACCTAAGGGAAGATGTGGGTAGACATAACGCCTTGGATAAACTTATCGGAAACTGCTTTCAACATAACCACTTTCCCTTAGACAACCACATTTTATTCCTTAGTGGACGCGTCAGCTTTGAATTGATCCAGAAGGCGGTAATGGCCGGCATCCATTTTATTGCGGCAGTAGGAGCGCCCTCTAGTCTGGCTGTGGAAATGGCTATTGAGCACGATGTTACTCTAGTTGGTTTCCTAAGCAAAACCCGCTATAATATTTATAATGGCGCCAACCGCATTAAAATATAACATCTTAAACTTTGTGGCCAATTATCTAAAACTTAACTTTATAAGTTAGGTAAAAAAACAGAATACAAATGAAGATAAGGATACAAGGGAATTCCATTCGATACAGGCTGACCAGATCAGAGGTTAGTTCCCTTCAGAAATCGGGATTTATTGAAGAGCGTACCGCATTTAATGGTGCACATTTTATATATGCCATAAAAGCCTTGGACAACATTACCTCCCTGGAAGCAACATTCCAAGAAAATACCATAACCCTGCTTTTTCCAATGTCGCAAAATAAAAAATGGGCAGATGTGGAACGGGTAGGTTATGAAAACAATATGGGTTTAGAGGATGGCCAAACGTTGCGACTACTGCTTGAAAAAGATTTTGTCTGTTTGGATGAACGCACGGAAGACCAAGCTGACAATTACCCTAACCCAGCTGCTATTAATTAAGGGAGATGACAAAAAAAACAAAAGACATATCACCTAATCCGGAACCGCCCGAAAAATTAACGGGCCTAAGGACTGGGACTCCCAAAAAAGTAGCTGCAGGAATTCCAGCGGTTATTTCATCGGCCAAACACGTTTTTGGGGAAATGGGAATAGGTAGGGGATTAAAAGCCTTGGCCAACCTCAACCAGAAAACAGGATTCGATTGTCCAGGTTGTGCATGGCCAGATCCGGATGATGATAGAAGTACCTTGGCAGAATATTGTGAGAATGGTGCCAAGGCCATTGCCGAAGAAGCTACCACTAAAAAATTAGATGCCACTTTTTTCAAGAATAATAGTGTCTCCTACCTAGCCTCCCTTTCTGACTATGAGATTGGTAAAAAAGGGCGACTGGCACAGCCCATGTTCTTACCCGAAGGGGCAGATTATTATGAAGAGATTAGTTGGGAAGAAGCGTTTGGAAAGATAGCTGATCATCTAAATA
Encoded here:
- a CDS encoding DUF7009 family protein, with amino-acid sequence MKIRIQGNSIRYRLTRSEVSSLQKSGFIEERTAFNGAHFIYAIKALDNITSLEATFQENTITLLFPMSQNKKWADVERVGYENNMGLEDGQTLRLLLEKDFVCLDERTEDQADNYPNPAAIN
- a CDS encoding bifunctional UDP-sugar hydrolase/5'-nucleotidase, with the translated sequence MERRKFLCRTAASSAFVGIGGLSMNSCQQDGKKHITVLHTNDVHSHIDPFPNNHSSYPNLGGVARRATLVGEIRKENPNTLLFDAGDIFQGTPYFNFYGGELEFKLMSMLKYDAATIGNHDFDNGLDGLAAQLPYAKFDFLSANYDFSKTILHGYVKPYKTFMRDGIKIGVFGLGIALAGLVSEKLYKETVYLDPIEMAQEMSRILKEQENCDLIICLSHIGYQYTNPQRVDDLKLAAATENIDLIIGGHTHTFLEKPTIAKNRKNLPVLVNQVGCFGINLGRLDFYFEKGRATKSEGISIAI
- a CDS encoding DUF6913 domain-containing protein — protein: MFLKKLIDNLKIRASRKYLQQELKSPTKTLVGGEGISSIGCIVDLDRFDSTDSFYEFIEEFSLRPNSVKIIGYKRYYDKNSPYSTPVFSDKDLGWNAKIENSYALEFLGREYDLLVNYYTEDKLLLQLMTLKTRARLKVGFGEVDKSLNDLILNAPISDFQTFKKELKKYLRVLNEI
- a CDS encoding 5'-nucleotidase C-terminal domain-containing protein — translated: MILKNKHFVTFITICVLHACRQPKPELKNISGKQIEINQSISASDSIEKFIAPYHHRINQILDSVLAYTPVTITKTEGQYNTSAGNLMADIVLEEVNPIFMSRTGNNIDFVLLNFGGIRSIISKGNITARSAFEVMPFENSVFVAELDGKAVRELVAFLITASVPHPIAGIQIVVDKNKALEEVNIQGKPFDENKTYFVATSDYLVTGGDRMNFFKNHISLTNTDYLIRNTMIDYFKRVDTVHAAIDNRFIQKN
- the fdhD gene encoding formate dehydrogenase accessory sulfurtransferase FdhD, whose product is MKEDTEKSTITKKIIKVKFDETEEITDTLAVEEPLEISISVLQASPPISNKNISITMRTPGNDTDLAVGFLFTEGILATADQIDKISLADNTVHIYLNNSENIDLSKLERHFYTSSSCGVCGKASLEAIKTVSLLPPSSANFQVEKNLLNSFPEILNQQQTIFNRTGGIHAAALFELSGNILNLREDVGRHNALDKLIGNCFQHNHFPLDNHILFLSGRVSFELIQKAVMAGIHFIAAVGAPSSLAVEMAIEHDVTLVGFLSKTRYNIYNGANRIKI
- the dapA gene encoding 4-hydroxy-tetrahydrodipicolinate synthase, which encodes MEQLVGTGVALITPFNEDFTIDTGALTRVVEYCIAGGVDYLVVLGTTGESVVLSKKEKQLVIDTVLKANDGRLPLVLGVGGNNTAEVVEELKRADLKDFVAILSVSPYYNRPTQEGIYQHFKAISLVSPIPIILYNVPGRTGSNMLPDTVLRLANDFNNIVAIKEASGDMLQIMRLIKDKPSGFMVISGDDFTALPTVLAGGSGVISVLGQGLPSEFTQMIRFGLENKVKEAFNLQYSLLDGMDLIFKEGNPAGIKAVLEQIGIGTAVVRLPLVEATASLKKSIKSFVSSVLKSVV